The following proteins are co-located in the Solanum pennellii chromosome 8, SPENNV200 genome:
- the LOC107028362 gene encoding copper chaperone for superoxide dismutase, chloroplastic/cytosolic isoform X1 — protein sequence MAFLRSIVTAKTTAIAAAIPAAAFAVSSISHSSSSQFERPLKNLKFGSISSSNSILQLSFAKNLQKKSPPSALHMETPSSNHQTSSDNGVVLPELLTEFMVDMSCQGCVNAVKSKLQTVEGVKNVDVDLDNQVVRILGSSPVKTMTEALEQTGRKARLIGQGVPDDFLISAAVAELKGPDIFGVVRLAQVNMELTRIEANFSGLSPGKHAWSINEFGDLTRGAASTGKLYSPPLGDLGTLDVDKKGEAFYSGPKEKLRVADLIGRAIAVYATEDKSDPGLTAAVIARSAGVGENYKKLCTCDGTTIWEATSKI from the exons ATGGCATTTTTGAGGTCCATTGTGACTGCAAAAACAACCGCCATTGCTGCGGCTATTCCAGCTGCTGCTTTTGCTGTTTCTTCTATttctcattcttcttcttcgcAGTTTGAACGTCCAttgaaaaatctaaaatttggcTCAATTTCTAGTTCGAATTCGATTCTCCAATTAAGCTTCGCGAAGAATCTACAGAAAAAGAGTCCTCCTTCAGCTCTTCATATGGAAACGCCTTCTTCAAATCACCAAACTTCCTCCGAT AATGGAGTCGTTCTGCCTGAATTGCTG ACAGAGTTTATGGTGGACATGTCGTGTCAGGGCTGTGTTAATGCTGTCAAGAGCAAATTGCAAACTGTAGAAG GAGTTAAGAATGTGGATGTGGACCTTGATAATCAAGTAGTGAGAATTCTTGGATCTTCACCTGTGAAGACTATGACTGAAGCCTTGGAGCAAACAGGTCGAAAAGCCCGTCTGATTGGGCAAGGAGTACCGGATG ATTTCCTTATATCTGCTGCTGTTGCCGAACTCAAAGGACCAGATATTTTTGGTGTTGTTCGCTTGGCTCAAGTCAATATGGAATTAACTAGGATTGAAGCAAACTTCAGTGGCCTGTCACCTGGAAAGCATGCTTGGTCTATTAATGAATTTGGTGATTTGACGAGGGGGGCAGCTAGTACTGGAAAATTGTACAGCCCC CCACTTGGTGACCTGGGAACACTGGATGTTGACAAGAAAGGGGAGGCATTTTATTCCGGTCCTAAAGAGAAGCTGAGAGTTGCTGACCTGATTGGGAGAGCTATAGCTGTGTATGCTACTGAAGATAAATCAGATCCAGGACTTACAGCAGCAGTGATAGCTAGAAGTGCCGGAGTTGGTGAGAACTACAAGAAGCTTTGCACTTGTGATGGTACAACTATCTGGGAAGCAACCAGCAAAATCtga
- the LOC107027232 gene encoding growth-regulating factor 10-like yields the protein MELKISPPKSIATKKVCYNVSNGGEKCSIELGLNLELSYSNFSTNGYGFTFPQRQELEQQFFIYKYIEAGLPVPTHLIIPIYKSFTCSLKGLHDVMGYGHMCWEHKSRMEPEPRRCKRTDGKKWRCSKGVVQNQKYCEKHMHRGRQRSRKCVELTSSRDICCSDSSKILSQLCQIHQKCTTGKVSDMPPLIFLKSSNNIDHN from the exons ATGGAACTCAAAATCTCACCTCCCAAGAGTATTGCTACCAAAAAAGTCTGCTACAATG TGTCAAATGGAGGTGAAAAATGTTCAATTGAACTTGGGTTAAATCTTGAGCTTAGCTACTCAAATTTTAGTACAAATGGATATGGATTTACATTTCCACAAAGGCAAGAATTAGAGCAACAATTTTTCATCTACAAGTATATAGAAGCAGGACTACCTGTTCCCACACATCTAATTATTCCTATATACAAGTCTTTTACTTGTTCTTTAAAAGGTCTTCATGATG TGATGGGATATGGACACATGTGTTGGGAACATAAAAGTAGGATGGAACCAGAGCCAAGGAGATGTAAGAGGACTGATGGCAAGAAATGGAGATGTAGCAAAGGTGTTGTCCAAAATCAGAAATATTGTGAAAAACATATGCATAGAGGCCGCCAGCGTTCAAGAAAGTGTGTGGAATTAACAAGTTCGAGAGATATATGTTGttcagactcttcaaaaatattatcacAATTGTGTCAGATTCATCAAAAATGCACTACTGGTAAAGTATCTGACATGCCACcattgatatttttgaaaagttcgAACAACATAGATCATAATTAG
- the LOC107028361 gene encoding uncharacterized protein LOC107028361: MAKKPESVFLEEWLCRISGTQENVTLKHPSSASAQAIIQAWADLRDSLQNQAFHSNHLQSLRTLVDAQFSLYIADPQAKILLSILSSQKVSLPQESYPLFVRLLYIWVRKSFRHSPGVIDSAVEVLLHLFSGHIHSNKSLSFFSEGVLLLGALSFVPSASEKSKTVCLKLLCQLLEEDYRLIHLSERTIPNVLAGIGYALSSSVNTYFVRVLSCLMELWDKSDGPFASLSNGLMILHLMEWSFSNFINSNSAEKIDLFRREVLNNTRPAFSLFAVVMAAAGVLRVINRSEKKALTDLKISVEERIETIACGLVSSAVDADYATMEPRNSFLLQCISLALSKSGPFSYQPHVFLCLATALLTEIFPLPHIYVKIQESPSGNLVGLVLNDVQQHLDSIIFKEAGAITGVFCNQYVMADEENRSAVEDIIWNYCRDVYMWHRKVALMLGGREEALLGNLEKIAESAFLMVVVFALAVTKQKLSLSAPQEIQMRLSVRILVAFSCMEYFRRMRLPEYMDTIRAVVTRVQENVHACVSFLESIPSYDDLTNQAVPSSFQKMEYMWTTDEVQTARILFYMRVIPTCIECIPASVFRKVLAPTMFLYMGHPTGKLAKASHSVFVAFMSSGKDADPDERDTLKEQLVFYYVKRSLEGYPGITPFEGMASGVVALVRHLPAGSPSIFYCIHCLIEKADSLCSSVDTTPETDLWKSWDGEMEPFKMLDLLFRLLSLVDIQVLPSLMKSLAQLVVTLPPSGQDIILNELYQHVAESDDVTRKPTMVSWLQSLSYLSYQNTSKKAPKVAAKERHDSMSGTTDSLSMNKISARL; encoded by the exons ATGGCAAAGAAACCTGAATCTGTATTCCTTGAAGAATGGCTATGCAGAATCAGTGGCACCCAGGAGAACGTGACACTGAAACATCCTTCTTCGGCATCAGCCCAAGCTATCATCCAAGCATGGGCTGATCTTAGGGACTCCCTTCAAAATCAAGCGTTCCACTCAAATCACCTCCAATCCCTAAGGACCCTCGTTGATGCTCAGTTCTCTCTCTATATTGCTGATCCACAAGCAAAAATTCTGTTGTCTATATTGTCCTCTCAAAAAGTCTCCCTTCCACAGGAATCTTATCCTTTATTTGTCAGGCTTCTATACATTTGGGTTCGGAAATCATTTAGACATTCTCCTGGGGTCATTGATTCAGCAGTTGAGGTCCTTTTGCACCTTTTCTCTGGGCATATTCATTCAAACAAAAGCTTATCTTTCTTCTCTGAAGGTGTTCTTCTCCTTGGtgctctttcttttgtaccttCAGCATCCGAAAAATCTAAAACCGTTTGCTTGAAATTGCTTTGCCAGCTTCTTGAAGAAGACTATAGATTGATCCATTTGTCTGAGAGGACAATCCCGAATGTTCTTGCAGGAATTGGCTATGCTCTATCTTCTTCTGTGAACACATATTTTGTTAGAGTTCTCAGTTGTTTAATGGAATTGTGGGATAAAAGCGACGGCCCTTTTGCTAGTTTGTCTAATGGGCTCATGATACTGCATCTGATGGAGTGGAGTTTCTCAAATTTTATCAATTCTAACTCCGCAGAAAAGATTGATCTTTTCAGAAGAGAGGTATTGAATAACACACGACCAGCATTCTCTTTGTTTGCTGTAGTCATGGCTGCTGCTGGAGTACTGAGAGTCATCAATAGATCTGAAAAGAAAGCACTAACTGACCTTAAGATTTCTGTTGAGGAACGAATCGAGACCATTGCATGTGGTTTAGTTTCTAGTGCTGTAGATGCTGATTATGCTACAATGGAGCCAAGAAACTCCTTTCTGTTACAGTGTATATCATTAGCTTTATCTAAAAGTGGACCATTTTCTTACCAACCTCATGTGTTTCTATGCCTTGCTACAGCTTTATTGACTGAAATCTTCCCCTTGCCACACATTTATGTAAAAATCCAAGAATCACCTTCTGGCAACTTGGTGGGATTAGTTCTCAATGACGTGCAGCAACACCTAGACAGCATTATTTTTAAGGAAGCAGGGGCAATAACTGGTGTTTTTTGCAATCAGTATGTCATGGCTGATGAGGAAAACCGAAGTGCCGTAGAGGATATCATATGGAATTACTGTCGGGATGTCTATATGTGGCATCGGAAGGTTGCTTTGATGCTTGGAGGTAGGGAGGAAGCGCTGTTAGGGAATCTGGAAAAAATTGCTGAATCTGCTTTCCTCATGGTTGTGGTCTTTGCCTTAGCAGTAACAAAGCAAAAGTTAAGTTTAAGTGCTCCCCAAGAAATTCAAATGAGACTTTCAGTGAGGATATTGGTTGCATTTTCTTGTATGGAATATTTCCGCAGAATGCGTTTGCCAGAGTACATGGATACAATTAGAGCAGTTGTTACAAGGGTTCAGGAGAATGTACATGCCTGTGTCTCATTCTTGGAATCTATTCCATCTtatgatgatttgacaaaccaAGCTG TACCTTCTAGCTTTCAGAAAATGGAATATATGTGGACTACTGATGAAGTGCAGACTGCTCGGATCTTATTTTACATGCGAGTAATTCCAACTTGCATAGAATGTATACCAGCCTCTGTATTCCGCAAGGTGCTGGCTCCAACCATGTTCCT ATACATGGGGCATCCAACTGGAAAATTGGCTAAAGCCTCACACTCGGTGTTTGTCGCTTTCATGTCCTCTGGTAAGGATGCTGATCCAGATGAAAGAGATACATTAAAGGAGCAACTTGTATTTTATTATGTCAAGAGATCTTTAGAG GGATATCCTGGGATTACTCCTTTTGAGGGAATGGCTTCTGGAGTTGTTGCACTGGTTAGACATCTGCCTGCTGGAAGCCCGTCTATATTCTATTGCATCCACTGTCTCATTGAGAAGGCTGATAGCCTTTGTAGTTCAGTCGATACTACTCCAGAAACTGACTTGTGGAAGAGTTGGGATGGAGAGATGGAGCCTTTCAAGATGTTGGATTTACTTTTTCGTCTCCTTTCTCTTGTTGATATACAG GTTCTACCTAGTTTGATGAAGTCACTGGCACAGTTGGTCGTTACATTACCACCAAGTGGCCAGGATATCATTCTCAATGAATTATATCAACATGTTGCAGAATCAGATGATGTTACACGGAAACCGACAATGGTTTCGTGGTTGCAGTCACTGTCTTATCTTAGTTATCAAAATACTAGCAAGAAAGCACCAAAAGTGGCAGCAAAAGAAAGACATGATTCAATGTCAGGAACTACAGACTCATTAAGCATGAATAAAATCAGTGCACGTCTATAG
- the LOC107028363 gene encoding nudix hydrolase 14, chloroplastic translates to MRVTVPRFGLPFLNPLYEFPFSSSSSALWPRNCSGSFSVKMSTTPPSQIADIINLPTQLDQPVSVVAAPGVSDTHFRNAIESSLFKQWLKNIQTETGLLANGAMSLKQVLIQGVDMFGERLGFLKFKADIIDKETGQKVPGIVFARGPAVAVLILLDSEGETYAVLTEQVRVPVGRLILELPAGMLDDDQGDFAGTAVREVEEETGIHLNVHDMVDLTAFLDASTGGRVFPSPGGCDEEMSLFLYRGNVSKEKIQQLQGKETGLRDHGELIKVHVVPYDKLWRATADAKALTAIALYEMAKKDGLLS, encoded by the exons ATGAGAGTAACAGTGCCACGTTTTGGACTTCcattcttgaaccctctctatgaATTCCccttttcctcttcttcttcagcCCTTTGGCCCAGAAATTGTTCTGGAAGCTTCTCTGTAAAAATGTCAACAACCCCACCTTCTCAAATCGCTGACATCATCAATCTTCCAACCCAACTCGACCAACCGGTTTCTGTTGTCGCTGCTCCCGGCGTCTCCGATACTCACTTCAG GAATGCTATTGAATCCTCATTGTTCAAACAGTGGTTAAAGAACATACAAACTGAAACAGGACTGCTGGCTAATGGAGCTATGTCTCTAAAACAAGTTCTTATCCAG GGTGTAGATATGTTTGGAGAGCGTTTGGGGTTTCTAAAATTCAAAGCAGATATTATTGATAAGGAAACGGGTCAAAAG GTTCCTGGTATTGTCTTCGCACGGGGTCCAGCTGTTGCAGTTCTAATCCTTTTGGATTCTGAGGGTGAGACATATGCTGTGCTTACGGAACAG GTTAGGGTCCCAGTTGGGAGGCTAATTTTGGAATTGCCAGCAGGAATGTTGGATGATGACCAAGGCGACTTTGCTGGAACAGCAGTTCGAGAG GTTGAGGAAGAAACTGGAATACACCTGAATGTCCATGATATGGTCGACCTGACGGCTTTTCTTGACGCATCAACTGGGGGCAGAGTTTTTCCTTCTCCT GGTGGTTGTGATGAGGAGATGAGTTTGTTTCTATACAGAGGAAATGTCAGCAAAGAGAAAATCCAACAACTGCAAGGGAAAGAAACCGGACTACGAGACCATGGTGAGCTGATCAAAGTGCATGTGGTTCCATATGATAAACTATGGCGTGCCACAGCTGATGCAAAGGCTCTGACCGCCATTGCTCTCTACGAGATGGCTAAAAAAGATGGACTGTTGTCTTGA
- the LOC107028362 gene encoding copper chaperone for superoxide dismutase, chloroplastic/cytosolic isoform X2 gives MVDMSCQGCVNAVKSKLQTVEGVKNVDVDLDNQVVRILGSSPVKTMTEALEQTGRKARLIGQGVPDDFLISAAVAELKGPDIFGVVRLAQVNMELTRIEANFSGLSPGKHAWSINEFGDLTRGAASTGKLYSPPLGDLGTLDVDKKGEAFYSGPKEKLRVADLIGRAIAVYATEDKSDPGLTAAVIARSAGVGENYKKLCTCDGTTIWEATSKI, from the exons ATGGTGGACATGTCGTGTCAGGGCTGTGTTAATGCTGTCAAGAGCAAATTGCAAACTGTAGAAG GAGTTAAGAATGTGGATGTGGACCTTGATAATCAAGTAGTGAGAATTCTTGGATCTTCACCTGTGAAGACTATGACTGAAGCCTTGGAGCAAACAGGTCGAAAAGCCCGTCTGATTGGGCAAGGAGTACCGGATG ATTTCCTTATATCTGCTGCTGTTGCCGAACTCAAAGGACCAGATATTTTTGGTGTTGTTCGCTTGGCTCAAGTCAATATGGAATTAACTAGGATTGAAGCAAACTTCAGTGGCCTGTCACCTGGAAAGCATGCTTGGTCTATTAATGAATTTGGTGATTTGACGAGGGGGGCAGCTAGTACTGGAAAATTGTACAGCCCC CCACTTGGTGACCTGGGAACACTGGATGTTGACAAGAAAGGGGAGGCATTTTATTCCGGTCCTAAAGAGAAGCTGAGAGTTGCTGACCTGATTGGGAGAGCTATAGCTGTGTATGCTACTGAAGATAAATCAGATCCAGGACTTACAGCAGCAGTGATAGCTAGAAGTGCCGGAGTTGGTGAGAACTACAAGAAGCTTTGCACTTGTGATGGTACAACTATCTGGGAAGCAACCAGCAAAATCtga